One segment of Ziziphus jujuba cultivar Dongzao chromosome 12, ASM3175591v1 DNA contains the following:
- the LOC107429209 gene encoding probable leucine-rich repeat receptor-like protein kinase At1g35710, which yields MAAFVSSSILIVVAVSFWATFVFCLYAAPESPERETKALLQSGWWRREYLNSTTTTPCNLPGITCNLAGSITHISLHNNDLENKKLGRFLNRSSFPNLVGLDLAGAGLVGTIPPEIGSLSNLIHLDLSDNQLTGQLPLSLANLSQLELLDISYNEINSSIPSDLGSLNNLVSLNLSSNSLYGPIPSSIGQLINLTHFHIRRNQISGQLPSSLIKLTHLVEFDASYNKINGSIPLDIRNLKNLVSLSINGNQLDGPLPSTLCQLTKLTLLSVFSNHISGSIPSQIRNLTNLNYLDLGTNELIGQLPPTLGQLTNLSYLYLNSNLISGSIPLSIGQLVNLNYLYLNGNMLNGPLPATLGHLSNLRSLTIDSNYKINGSIPSDIGNLKNLIILGLENNQLTGPLPSSICSLTSLQFLHLSSNRLSGLLPSGIGNLKNLTRLQLGSNNLVGPIVLSLGGLESIEHIDLSSNHFNGSIPMEICNLSRLAFLDLSHNSIVGQIPSQLFNLKNLTTLNLAYNSLNGSVPFILFQFKSYALNLEGNKELCGNFTGLSSCFESIPPSTDHQGAVKEIEPHSHKIRNIIVPGSVILLSLLLVLLALFYKCWCKNKNRQLGEATTTKNGDIFSIWNYDGNIAYEDIIQATEDFDIKYCIGTGGYGSVYKSRLPNGKVVALKKLHTLEAEEPTLIKSFKNEVKTLTEIRHRNIVKLHGFCLHKRCMFLIYEYMERGSLFYVLNNDVEAVELDWRKRVNIIKGIANALCYMHHDCTPQIVHRDITTNNILLNSELEAVVSDFGTAKLLDPNSSTQSTILAGTRGYIAPELAYSIAITEKCDVYSFGVVALETLMGRHPKELLSTLSSSTTQSLLLIEVLDKRLPPPRSRLAVRDVVLISTIAFACLNANPKHRPTMESVSKQLLACRSTLAEHCFHEISIRQLMNPTSLTRLDHDQN from the exons ATGGCAGCCTTCGTTTCCAGTTCGATTCTCATTGTTGTTGCAGTATCCTTCTGGGCTACCTTCGTTTTCTGCTTATATGCTGCTCCAGAGTCACCTGAAAGAGAAACAAAGGCCCTGCTTCAATCTGGTTGGTGGAGACGTGAATATCTCAACTCTACCACCACAACTCCTTGCAACTTGCCTGGTATCACTTGCAATCTTGCTGGAAGCATTACACATATCTCTCTACATAACAATGATCTAGAGAACAAGAAGCTCGGGAGATTTCTTAACCGCTCTTCGTTTCCGAATTTAGTCGGTCTAGATCTTGCTGGAGCTGGACTTGTTGGCACCATCCCACCAGAGATAGGTTCTCTTTCAAACCTCATCCATCTTGACCTTTCAGATAATCAACTTACAGGTCAGTTACCTCTTTCATTAGCAAACCTCTCCCAGCTTGAGCTACTTGATATTTCTTACAATGAAATAAATAGTTCGATTCCATCAGATTTAGGCAGCTTGAACAATCTTGTTTCATTGAACTTGAGCTCTAACAGCTTGTATGGTCCAATACCTTCATCAATCGGTCAATTGATCAATCTCACTCATTTTCATATTCGTAGGAATCAAATCAGTGGCCAGTTACCTTCTTCACTCATAAAGCTCACCCATTTGGTTGAGTTTGATGCttcttataataaaattaatggttCCATTCCATTGGACATaagaaacctcaaaaatctgGTTTCCTTGTCCATAAACGGCAACCAACTCGATGGACCACTTCCTTCAACTCTATGTCAATTGACCAAATTAACTTTGCTATCAGTTTTTTCAAACCATATTAGTGGTTCAATTCCTTCTCAGATAAGGAATCTGACCAACCTTAACTATCTAGACCTTGGGACAAATGAGCTTATTGGACAACTACCTCCAACTTTGGGTCAATTAACTAATTTGTCTTATCTTTACCTTAACTCCAACCTAATAAGTGGATCTATCCCTTTATCAATTGGACAGCTAGTGAACCTGAATTATCTCTACCTAAATGGCAATATGCTGAATGGACCACTCCCAGCGACATTAGGTCATTTGTCCAATTTGAGAAGCCTGACTATTGATTcgaattacaaaattaatggatCCATCCCTTCAGATATTGGAAACCTCAAAAATCTTATAATATTGGGACTTGAGAATAACCAATTAACTGGTCCATTACCTTCTTCAATATGCAGTTTAACCAGCTTACAATTTTTGCACCTTAGTTCGAACCGGCTAAGTGGGTTGTTGCCATCTGGGATAGGGAATTTGAAGAATTTGACAAGATTGCAACTTGGTTCTAATAACCTCGTTGGTCCAATTGTGTTGTCTTTAGGCGGTCTTGAGAGTATAGAACATATTGACTTGTCCAGCAACCATTTCAATGGAAGCATACCGATGGAGATTTGTAACCTTTCTAGACTCGCTTTTTTGGACCTCAGCCACAACTCCATTGTTGGACAAATACCTTCTCAGCTTTTCAACCTCAAAAACTTGACCACCTTGAACCTTGCCTATAACAGTCTCAATGGTAGCGTTCCCTTTATTCTATTTCAATTCAAGAGCTATGCGCTCAATCTCGAGGGAAACAAAGAATTATGTGGTAACTTCACAGGTCTTTCTTCATGCTTTGAGTCAATCCCACCAAGCACTGATCATCAGGGTGCTGTAAAAGAAATTGAACCTCATTCCCACAAGATCAGAAACATTATTGTTCCTGGATCGGTTATCCTTCTCTCGTTGCTTCTTGTGCTATTGGCATTGTTCTACAAATGTTggtgtaaaaataaaaaccgcCAACTTGGTgaagcaacaacaacaaagaatggagatatattttcaatatggaATTATGATGGGAACATAGCATATGAAGACATCATACAAGCAACAGAGGACTTCGATATCAAGTATTGCATTGGTACTGGTGGATATGGAAGTGTTTACAAATCACGACTACCAAATGGTAAAGTTGTTGCCTTGAAGAAACTTCACACCCTAGAAGCGGAAGAGCCTACTTTGATAAAGAGTTTCAAAAATGAGGTGAAAACATTAACAGAAATAAGACATCGAAACATTGTGAAACTCCATGGGTTTTGTTTACATAAAAGATGCATGTTTTTAATCTACGAATACATGGAAAGAGGGAGTTTGTTTTATGTATTGAACAATGATGTTGAGGCTGTGGAATTGGATTGGAGAAAAAGAGTGAACATTATCAAAGGAATAGCGAATGCGTTGTGTTACATGCACCATGATTGCACTCCACAAATTGTTCACCGTGATATAACTACCAACAACATTTTACTCAACTCAGAATTAGAGGCTGTTGTATCTGATTTTGGCACAGCAAAACTACTTGATCCAAATTCATCCACTCAAAGTACCATACTTGCTGGTACTCGTGGTTATATTGCTCCAG AGCTTGCCTATAGTATAGCTATAACAGAAAAATGCGATGTGTATAGCTTCGGAGTGGTGGCACTTGAAACGTTAATGGGAAGGCATCCAAAAGAACTGTTGTCGACCTTATCATCTTCCACCACACAAAGTCTGTTGCTAATTGAAGTTTTAGACAAACGCTTACCACCCCCGAGAAGTCGGTTGGCTGTGCGTGATGTTGTTCTTATTTCTACAATTGCGTTTGCATGTTTAAATGCCAACCCGAAGCATCGACCAACCATGGAAAGCGTTTCTAAACAACTTCTTGCTTGCAGATCAACATTGGCAGAACACTGTTTCCATGAAATTTCAATTAGGCAGCTCATGAACCCCACAAGTCTAACTAGACTTGACCATGATCAAAACTAG
- the LOC107429210 gene encoding coatomer subunit delta: MVVLAASVVSKSGKVLVSRQFVDMSRIRIEGLLAAFPKLVGTGKQHTYVETENVRYVYQPIEALYLLLVTNKQSNILEDLDTLRTLSKLVPEYSMSLDEEGICKTAFELIFAFDEVIALGHKENVTVAQVKQYCEMESHEEKLHKLVMQSKINETKDVMKRKASEIDKSKIEKNRGDKGGFMSLQSMGSGRIDSSFNDLSISSTGSGFGSGSNFGLSTEVDSFSTKSKGRAPSAATAPPKGLGMQLGKSQRTNQFLESLKAEGEVILEDVQPKAGQSRSAAPPPTDPVTLTVEEKLNVTLKRDGGVGNFDVQGTLSLQILNQEDAHIQVQIETGGNPSILFKTHPNMNKELFSNENILGLKDPNRPFPTGQTGDASGVGLLKWRMQSTDEAMVPLTINCWPSVSGSETYVSIEYEASAMFDLRNVVVSVPLPALREAPGVRQIDGEWRYDSRNSILEWSILLIDNSNRSGSMEFVVPAADSSIFFPISVRFSATNTFSDLKVVNILPLRGGTPPKFSQRTQLVTENYQVV, encoded by the exons ATg GTTGTTCTTGCTGCTTCAGTTGTAAGCAAGTCTGGAAAAG TACTTGTTTCCAGGCAATTTGTGGATATGTCTCGCATCCGAATTGAAGGTCTTCTGGCTGCTTTCCCAAAGTTGGTGGGTACTGGAAAACAACATACATATGTCGAGACAGAAAATGTTCGCTATGTTTACCAGCCTATTGAAGCTTTATACTTGCTACTAGTAACAAACAAACAGAGCAACATTCTGGAAGATTTAGACACTCTACGAACGCTTTCTAAGCTT GTACCTGAATATTCTATGTCCCTAGATGAAGAGGGCATATGCAAGACGGCTTTTGAGCTGATTTTCGCTTTTGATGAAGTCATCGCTCTTGGGCACAAAGAAAATGTGACTGTTGCACAGGTTAAGCAGTACTGTGAGATGGAGAGTCATGAAGAGAAGCTGCACAAGCTGGTAATGCAGAGCAAGATAAATGAAACCAAGGATGTCATGAAACGCAAAGCGAGTGAGATCGACAaaagcaag ATTGAAAAGAATAGAGGTGATAAGGGAGGATTTATGTCTTTACAATCAATGGGCTCTGGAAGAATTGATAGTAGCTTTAATGACTTGAGCATATCTAGTACTGGAAGTGGTTTTGGAAGTGGTTCCAACTTTGGATTGAGCACTGAAGTTGACTCATTTTCTACTAAGTCAAAAG GTCGTGCACCTTCAGCTGCGACTGCTCCTCCTAAAGGTCTTGGCATGCAGTTGGGTAAGTCACAAAGGACTAACCAGTTCTTGGAGTCTCTGAAAGCGGAAGGGGAAGTAATCCTTGAAGATGTGCAGCCTAAAGCAGGACAGTCTAGATCAGCTGCCCCACCTCCAACTGATCCTGTTACCTTGACTGTTGAGGAGAAACTCAATGTTACACTTAAACGTGATGGCGGAGTCGGTAACTTTGATGTTCAGGGAACCTTATCATTGCAAATTCTTAACCAAGAAGATGCACATATCCAAGTCCAG ATTGAAACTGGTGGCAATCCAAGCATCCTTTTCAAAACACACCCCAACATGAATAAAGAATTATTTTCCAATGAAAATATTCTTGGCCTGAAGGATCCTAATAGGCCTTTTCCGACTGGTCAAACTGGTGATGCATCAGGTGTTGGTCTTTTGAAGTGGAGAATGCAAAGTACAGATGAGGCAATGGTTCCGTTGACAA TCAACTGCTGGCCATCTGTTTCTGGTAGTGAAACTTACGTCAGCATTGAATATGAAGCTTCAGCAATGTTTGATCTGCGAAATGTTGTGGTCTCAGTACCTCTTCCAGCACTCCGTGAGGCTCCAGGTGTAAGGCAGATTGATGGTGAATGGAG ATATGACTCAAGGAATTCCATCTTGGAATGGTCTATacttcttattgataactcaaaCCGCAG TGGATCGATGGAGTTTGTTGTTCCTGCAGCTGATTCATCTATATTTTTCCCAATTTCTGTGCGGttctctgctaccaatacattCAGTGATCTCAAG GTTGTGAACATCCTCCCGCTCAGAGGTGGAACTCCTCCCAAGTTTTCTCAAAGAACGCAGTTGGTTACAGAGAATTACCAAGTGGTGTGA